One region of Papaver somniferum cultivar HN1 unplaced genomic scaffold, ASM357369v1 unplaced-scaffold_131, whole genome shotgun sequence genomic DNA includes:
- the LOC113332475 gene encoding uncharacterized protein LOC113332475 codes for MIIRSDNGTSFVNETVMYVLNQYGIKFHSSTIYYPKGNGQAEATNKTLLRILRRTMHDHPRRWHEQLRLSLWAYHISRRSSTGASPYSLVYGEDSILPAEIAIPSARVDMDSLTTPDEVSRFAHLDTLEERRAKAERFADKYRQQTTKYYNQKVKERVFSVNDVVMKISPHVQRNEKAGKFVANWQVPYMISEDAESGYYYLKRMNGLRISTPINDKWLKTYYA; via the coding sequence ATGATTATACGCTCGGATAACGGTACTTCTTTTGTTAACGAAACTGTCATGTACGTGTTGAACCAATATGGGATCAAGTTCCACTCCTCGACTATCTATTACCCCAAGGGGAACGGGCAGGCCGAAGCAACCAACAAAACATTGTTAAGGATACTAAGACGGACAATGCATGATCATCCCAGGAGATGGCATGAACAACTACGCCTTTCACTTTGGGCATATCACATCTCCAGGAGAAGTTCAACTGGTGCCTCCCCTTATTCCCTGGTGTATGGAGAAGACTCGATACTGCCAGCAGAAATTGCGATACCGTCCGCACGCGTGGATATGGACAGCCTCACAACCCCGGATGAGGTTAGTCGTTTCGCTCATTTGGATACCTTAGAAGAACGACGAGCCAAGGCTGAACGTTTCGCGGATAAGTATAGGCAACAGACGACGAAATATTATAACCAAAAGGTGAAAGAACGAGTCTTCAGCGTGAATGATGTAGTGATGAAAATCTCACCGCATGTCCAGCGTAATGAAAAAGCAGGAAAATTTGTTGCAAATTGGCAAGTTCCCTATATGATTAGTGAAGATGCAGAAAGCGGATATTACTATCTGAAGCGGATGAATGGCTTACGCATCAGTACTCCTATCAATGATAAATGGCTTAAAACTTATTATGCTTAA